One genomic segment of Amycolatopsis granulosa includes these proteins:
- a CDS encoding putative leader peptide — MLLVVRRHVDFRRVASALCRETN; from the coding sequence GTGCTCCTCGTGGTGCGTCGCCACGTCGACTTCCGGCGTGTCGCGAGCGCCCTGTGCCGCGAGACGAACTGA
- the hemW gene encoding radical SAM family heme chaperone HemW, whose protein sequence is MSETSAPAAFTLPEHALAGLGTRPFGVYVHVPFCATRCGYCDFNTYTAGELGTSASPESWLEGLRRELDLGARALGTAPAAETVFVGGGTPSLLGAHGLAAVLDAVRDAFGLAPGAEVTTESNPESTSPEFFTAIRAAGYTRVSLGMQSAAPHVLRVLDRTHTPGRAVAAAKEATAAGFEHVNLDLIYGTPGERASDLRASLDAVLEAGVDHVSAYSLIVEDGTALARRVRRGELPAPDEDVLAADYELIDSVLSGAGLSWYEVSNWAASEAAACRHNLGYWRGGDWWGAGPGAHSHVGGVRWWNVKHPARYASVLADGAAPEAGREVLTAGEQAFERIMLELRLAEGLPVSALDAPGLREAEAAVAEGLLDAAAFADNGRCVLTFRGRLLADGLVRRLAA, encoded by the coding sequence GTGAGTGAGACTTCCGCGCCGGCGGCGTTCACGCTGCCGGAGCACGCGCTGGCCGGACTGGGGACGCGACCCTTCGGCGTGTACGTGCACGTACCCTTCTGCGCGACCCGCTGCGGGTACTGCGACTTCAACACCTACACCGCGGGTGAGCTGGGCACGAGCGCCTCGCCGGAGTCGTGGCTGGAGGGGCTGCGGCGCGAGCTGGACCTGGGCGCGCGGGCGCTGGGCACCGCCCCGGCCGCCGAGACCGTGTTCGTCGGCGGCGGCACCCCGTCACTGCTGGGGGCCCACGGGCTGGCGGCCGTGCTGGACGCGGTGCGGGATGCGTTCGGCCTGGCGCCCGGCGCCGAGGTGACCACGGAGTCGAACCCGGAGTCGACGTCGCCGGAGTTCTTCACGGCGATCCGCGCGGCCGGGTACACCCGCGTCTCGCTGGGCATGCAGTCGGCCGCGCCGCACGTGCTGCGGGTGCTGGACCGCACGCACACGCCCGGCCGGGCGGTCGCCGCCGCCAAGGAGGCCACGGCGGCCGGGTTCGAGCACGTGAACCTCGACCTGATCTACGGCACGCCGGGGGAGCGGGCTTCGGACCTGCGTGCCTCGCTCGACGCGGTGCTCGAAGCCGGGGTCGACCACGTGTCGGCGTACTCGCTGATCGTCGAGGACGGCACCGCGCTGGCCCGGCGGGTGCGGCGGGGCGAGCTGCCCGCGCCGGACGAGGACGTGCTGGCCGCGGACTACGAACTGATCGACTCGGTGCTGTCCGGAGCCGGGCTGAGCTGGTACGAGGTGTCGAACTGGGCGGCGTCGGAAGCCGCCGCCTGCCGGCACAACCTGGGCTACTGGCGGGGCGGCGACTGGTGGGGTGCGGGGCCGGGCGCGCACAGCCACGTCGGCGGCGTGCGCTGGTGGAACGTGAAGCACCCGGCGCGGTACGCGTCCGTGCTGGCGGACGGTGCGGCACCCGAGGCCGGCCGCGAGGTGCTGACCGCCGGGGAACAGGCGTTCGAGCGGATCATGCTGGAGCTGCGGCTGGCCGAGGGGCTGCCGGTGTCGGCGCTGGACGCGCCGGGGTTGCGCGAGGCCGAGGCGGCGGTGGCCGAAGGTCTGCTGGACGCGGCCGCGTTCGCGGACAACGGGCGGTGCGTGCTGACCTTCCGCGGGCGCCTGCTGGCCGACGGCCTGGTGCGGCGGCTGGCGGCCTGA
- a CDS encoding Insertion element protein produces MTAPSERATPFHCPYCGDEDLRPEEGGAWLCGACRRVFTVKFIGLRLGEGANE; encoded by the coding sequence ATGACGGCACCGTCCGAACGGGCGACGCCGTTCCACTGCCCGTACTGCGGGGACGAGGACCTGCGTCCGGAGGAAGGCGGGGCCTGGCTGTGCGGCGCGTGCCGCCGCGTGTTCACCGTCAAGTTCATCGGGCTGCGCTTGGGAGAAGGAGCGAACGAGTGA
- a CDS encoding phosphoadenylyl-sulfate reductase → MTTATRTGELKALAEKASAELAGATALEALRWTAETFGDDFIVASNMQDAVLIDLATQVKSDVDILFLETGYHFAETIGTRDAVATVYPDVRIVNAAAEQTVAQQDAEHGPKLHERDPNLCCHLRKVVPLRTTLANYSAWVTGVRRVDAPTRANTPIVTWDERNGLVKVNPIAPWTDEEFNAYIDEHGILQNPLVGEGYLSIGCAPCTAKVAPGADPRSGRWAGKSKTECGLHA, encoded by the coding sequence GTGACCACCGCGACGAGGACCGGGGAACTGAAAGCACTGGCGGAGAAGGCGTCCGCCGAGCTGGCCGGCGCGACCGCCCTGGAGGCGCTGCGCTGGACCGCGGAGACCTTCGGCGACGACTTCATCGTCGCCTCCAACATGCAGGACGCGGTGCTCATCGACCTCGCCACCCAGGTGAAGTCCGATGTGGACATCCTGTTCCTGGAGACCGGCTACCACTTCGCCGAGACGATCGGCACCCGGGACGCGGTGGCGACCGTCTACCCGGACGTGCGGATCGTCAACGCCGCCGCCGAGCAGACCGTGGCGCAGCAGGACGCCGAGCACGGCCCGAAACTGCACGAGCGGGACCCGAACCTGTGCTGTCACCTGCGCAAGGTGGTGCCGCTGCGCACGACACTGGCGAACTACTCGGCGTGGGTCACCGGGGTGCGCCGGGTGGACGCGCCGACCCGGGCGAACACCCCGATCGTGACCTGGGACGAGCGCAACGGCCTGGTCAAGGTGAACCCGATCGCGCCGTGGACCGACGAGGAGTTCAACGCCTACATCGACGAGCACGGCATCCTGCAGAACCCACTGGTGGGTGAGGGATACCTGTCGATCGGCTGCGCGCCGTGCACCGCCAAGGTGGCGCCGGGGGCCGATCCCCGCAGCGGCCGGTGGGCCGGCAAGTCCAAGACCGAGTGCGGCCTGCACGCGTAG
- a CDS encoding ABC transporter ATP-binding protein has product MTATLGRPPVEPATGHAVRLSGVHKSFGQGRDAVTALAGVDLDVAPGEFVCLLGASGCGKTTLLNLIANLDRPTAGAIELTTSRPAVMFQEAALMPWLTAAANVELPLKLAGMGRAERRTRTGELLELVRLSGVGGKRPHELSGGMRQRVALARALASATHTDDGEQRPSLLLMDEPFSALDAITRDVLQAELVRIWEATGTAVVFVTHDVREAVRLGQRVVLLSSRPGKVVQQWRVDGLTGQDEVTAVDVINRRLREVISSHAAA; this is encoded by the coding sequence ATGACCGCCACGCTGGGGCGTCCACCGGTGGAACCCGCCACCGGGCACGCCGTGCGGCTGTCCGGGGTGCACAAGAGCTTCGGGCAGGGACGCGACGCGGTGACCGCGCTCGCCGGCGTCGACCTCGACGTGGCGCCGGGCGAGTTCGTCTGCCTGCTCGGCGCGTCCGGTTGCGGCAAGACCACCCTGCTGAACCTGATCGCGAACCTCGACCGGCCGACCGCCGGTGCGATCGAGCTGACCACGTCCCGGCCGGCGGTCATGTTCCAGGAGGCGGCGCTCATGCCGTGGCTGACCGCCGCGGCGAACGTCGAGCTGCCGCTGAAACTGGCCGGGATGGGCCGCGCCGAGCGCCGGACCCGCACCGGCGAACTGCTGGAACTGGTGCGGTTGTCCGGTGTCGGCGGCAAGCGACCGCACGAGCTGTCCGGCGGCATGCGGCAGCGGGTGGCGCTGGCGCGCGCGCTCGCCTCGGCCACCCACACCGACGACGGTGAGCAGCGCCCGTCGCTGCTGCTGATGGACGAACCGTTCTCCGCGCTGGACGCCATCACCCGGGACGTGCTGCAGGCCGAGCTGGTGCGCATCTGGGAGGCGACCGGCACCGCGGTGGTGTTCGTGACGCACGACGTGCGCGAGGCGGTCCGGCTGGGTCAACGGGTCGTGCTGCTGTCGTCGCGACCGGGCAAGGTCGTGCAGCAGTGGCGGGTCGACGGGCTGACCGGGCAGGACGAGGTCACCGCCGTGGACGTGATCAACCGCCGCTTGCGTGAGGTGATCAGCAGCCATGCCGCCGCTTGA
- a CDS encoding ABC transporter substrate-binding protein — MRRSIRVVALAAAALSTLAVVTGCSRADRSEGTAAAADQGPAGEVRLGYFPNVTHASALIGLDQNLFAQHLGNTKLVPTKFNAGPEEVNALLGGSLDIGFIGSGPAINAYAQSGGEAVRLIAGATSGGAQLVVKPEINTPQDLQGKTVASPQLGNTQDVSLKKWVADQKLTGVNVQNIDNALTLDQFKSGAIQGAWLPEPWASRLVLEAGAKVLVDEKSLWPGGQFPTTVLIVRTQFLQQHPATVTAVLQGLLDANTLAGTDPAKAKAAVNTQLQQLTGKALTAPVLDRAWQGIQLTTDPLAAQFPQLAQDQVTAGVKNKAPALGGFADLALLDAVLAQAGKPPVSAAGLDKK, encoded by the coding sequence ATGCGACGCAGCATTCGTGTCGTGGCTCTGGCAGCAGCAGCGTTGTCCACGCTGGCCGTGGTCACCGGATGTTCGCGGGCGGACCGTTCGGAGGGGACCGCGGCGGCGGCCGATCAGGGCCCCGCCGGTGAGGTCCGGCTGGGGTACTTCCCCAACGTCACCCACGCCTCCGCGCTGATCGGGCTGGACCAGAACCTGTTCGCCCAGCACCTCGGGAACACCAAGCTGGTGCCGACCAAGTTCAACGCCGGCCCGGAAGAGGTGAACGCGCTGCTCGGCGGCTCGCTGGACATCGGCTTCATCGGCTCCGGCCCGGCCATCAACGCCTACGCCCAGTCCGGCGGCGAGGCGGTGCGGCTCATCGCGGGCGCCACCTCCGGCGGCGCGCAGCTGGTGGTGAAGCCGGAGATCAACACCCCGCAGGACCTGCAGGGCAAGACCGTGGCCTCACCGCAGCTGGGCAACACGCAGGACGTCTCGCTCAAGAAGTGGGTTGCCGACCAGAAACTGACCGGCGTGAACGTGCAGAACATCGACAACGCGCTGACGCTGGACCAGTTCAAATCCGGCGCCATCCAGGGCGCGTGGCTGCCCGAGCCGTGGGCGTCCCGCCTGGTGCTCGAGGCCGGTGCGAAGGTCCTGGTCGACGAGAAGAGCCTGTGGCCGGGCGGGCAGTTCCCCACCACGGTGCTGATCGTGCGCACCCAGTTCCTGCAGCAGCACCCCGCCACCGTCACCGCGGTCCTGCAGGGCCTGCTGGACGCGAACACGCTGGCAGGGACCGATCCGGCAAAGGCGAAGGCCGCGGTGAACACCCAGTTGCAGCAGCTCACCGGCAAGGCGCTCACCGCACCGGTGCTCGACCGCGCCTGGCAGGGCATCCAGCTCACCACCGACCCGCTGGCGGCGCAGTTCCCGCAGCTGGCCCAGGACCAGGTGACCGCCGGGGTGAAGAACAAGGCGCCCGCACTCGGCGGGTTCGCCGACCTGGCCCTGCTCGACGCCGTGCTCGCCCAGGCCGGCAAGCCGCCCGTCAGCGCCGCCGGCCTGGACAAGAAGTAG
- a CDS encoding nitrite/sulfite reductase, with protein MASPTRDNPAAARTPRARQRRGEGQWALGYREPLNPNERSKKDDHPLNVRSRIENIYANGGFASIDPGDLRGRFRWYGLYTQRKPGIDGGRTATLEPEELDDEYFMLRVRIDGGVLTTEQLAVIGEVSQTYARDTADITDRQNIQYHWIRIEDMPTIWEKLEGVGLTTMTACGDSPRVMLGSPVAGIAEDEIVDGTPALDEIKRRYLGKPEYANLPRKFKTAVSGLPDVAHEIHDVAFVGVRHPEHGPGFDVWVGGGLSTNPMIGQRLGAWVPSDEVPEVWEGVIGIFRDYGYRRLRSRARLKFLVKDWGAAKFREVLESEYLKRKLIDGPAPEVPAVQRDHVGVHKQKDGKFYVGAAPIAGRVSGSTLINVAKAAERAGSSRVRLTPLQKLLVLDVAAEDVAGLRSELAELGLPTDASPWRRGVMACTGIEFCKLAIVETKVRAKELVAALEERLAGIQDQVDNPVSVHINGCPNSCARIQTADIGLKGQIVTDDDGNQVEGFQVHLGGGLGLDAGFGRKLRGHKVTGDELIDYVERVVRNYLSQRDEGERFPQWVARADEADLR; from the coding sequence ATGGCTTCGCCGACGCGCGACAACCCGGCCGCCGCCCGGACCCCGCGAGCCCGGCAGCGTCGTGGTGAGGGCCAGTGGGCCCTCGGCTACCGCGAACCGCTGAACCCGAACGAGCGCTCCAAGAAGGACGACCATCCGCTCAACGTTCGATCGCGGATCGAAAACATCTACGCCAACGGCGGCTTCGCCTCGATCGACCCGGGCGACCTGCGTGGCCGCTTCCGCTGGTACGGCCTCTACACCCAGCGCAAGCCCGGGATCGACGGTGGCCGCACCGCGACGCTGGAGCCGGAGGAGCTGGACGACGAGTACTTCATGCTCCGCGTCCGCATCGACGGCGGTGTCCTGACCACCGAGCAGCTCGCGGTGATCGGCGAGGTCTCGCAGACCTACGCCCGCGACACCGCCGACATCACCGACCGGCAGAACATCCAGTACCACTGGATCCGGATCGAGGACATGCCCACGATCTGGGAGAAGCTCGAGGGCGTCGGCCTCACCACGATGACGGCCTGTGGCGACAGCCCGCGCGTCATGCTCGGCTCCCCGGTGGCCGGGATCGCCGAGGACGAGATCGTCGACGGCACCCCGGCATTGGACGAGATCAAGCGCCGCTACCTGGGCAAGCCCGAATACGCGAACCTGCCGCGCAAGTTCAAGACCGCGGTGTCCGGTTTGCCGGACGTGGCCCACGAGATCCACGACGTCGCGTTCGTCGGCGTGCGCCACCCCGAGCACGGCCCCGGCTTCGACGTGTGGGTCGGCGGCGGCCTGTCCACCAACCCGATGATCGGCCAGCGGCTCGGCGCGTGGGTGCCCTCCGACGAGGTGCCCGAGGTGTGGGAAGGCGTCATCGGCATCTTCCGCGACTACGGCTACCGCCGCCTGCGGTCCCGCGCCCGGTTGAAGTTCCTGGTCAAGGACTGGGGCGCCGCGAAGTTCCGTGAGGTTCTCGAATCCGAGTACCTCAAGCGGAAGCTGATCGACGGCCCGGCGCCCGAGGTGCCCGCGGTGCAGCGCGACCACGTCGGTGTGCACAAGCAGAAGGACGGCAAGTTCTACGTCGGCGCCGCCCCCATCGCCGGCCGGGTGTCCGGCTCGACCCTGATCAACGTCGCCAAGGCGGCCGAGCGCGCCGGCTCCAGCCGGGTGCGGCTGACGCCGCTGCAGAAACTGCTCGTCCTCGACGTCGCCGCCGAGGACGTCGCGGGGCTGCGGTCCGAGCTCGCCGAGCTGGGCCTGCCGACCGACGCGAGCCCGTGGCGGCGGGGTGTGATGGCCTGCACCGGGATCGAGTTCTGCAAGCTCGCGATCGTGGAGACCAAGGTCCGCGCCAAGGAGCTGGTGGCCGCGCTGGAGGAACGCCTGGCCGGCATCCAGGACCAGGTGGACAACCCGGTCAGCGTGCACATCAACGGCTGCCCGAACTCGTGCGCCCGCATCCAGACCGCGGACATCGGCCTCAAGGGCCAGATCGTGACCGACGACGACGGCAACCAGGTCGAGGGCTTCCAGGTGCACCTGGGCGGCGGGCTCGGGCTGGACGCCGGGTTCGGCCGGAAGCTGCGCGGCCACAAGGTGACCGGCGACGAGCTGATCGACTACGTCGAGCGGGTCGTGCGCAACTACCTGAGCCAGCGCGACGAGGGCGAGCGCTTCCCGCAGTGGGTGGCCCGCGCCGACGAGGCCGACCTGCGATGA
- a CDS encoding SigE family RNA polymerase sigma factor: protein MHFDDFAREQLPGLVRFAAVLTGDPELAQDLVQEALVRAHTQWARITGADRPDLYLRKMVVNGHLSWRRRWYQRAVRSVADPTWFREPRTADPAGRIADGAQLKELLAGLSRSQQAAIVLRFYEDRDDHEIASVLGCAVGTVRSHISRGLSVLRVRLGAEMEVA, encoded by the coding sequence GTGCACTTCGACGACTTCGCCCGCGAGCAGCTGCCGGGGCTGGTGCGGTTCGCGGCGGTCCTGACCGGGGACCCGGAGCTGGCCCAGGACCTGGTGCAGGAGGCGCTGGTGCGGGCCCACACCCAGTGGGCCCGCATCACCGGCGCCGATCGCCCGGACCTGTACCTGCGGAAGATGGTCGTCAACGGGCACCTGTCGTGGCGGCGCCGCTGGTACCAGCGGGCCGTGCGGTCGGTGGCCGACCCGACCTGGTTCCGCGAACCGCGCACCGCCGACCCGGCCGGGCGCATCGCCGACGGCGCGCAGTTGAAGGAGCTGCTGGCGGGGCTGAGCCGCTCCCAGCAGGCCGCCATCGTGCTGCGGTTCTACGAGGACCGGGACGATCACGAGATCGCCTCGGTCCTCGGCTGCGCGGTGGGCACCGTGCGCAGTCACATCTCTCGCGGCCTGTCCGTGCTGCGGGTTCGCCTCGGCGCCGAGATGGAGGTGGCCTGA
- a CDS encoding sulfate adenylyltransferase subunit 1, whose amino-acid sequence MSSLLRLATAGSVDDGKSTLVGRLLYDTKSVLADQLDAVTRASVDRGLSTPDLSLLVDGLRSEREQGITIDVAYRYFATPKRSFVLADTPGHVQYTRNTVTGASTAQLAVLLVDARKGVIEQTRRHAAVLALLGVPRLVLAVNKIDLVDHDEETFRVIAKEFTDHATSLGYADGSVLTIPVSALAGDNVVERSARTPWYSGPTLLEHLETVPVAPDPHDAPFRFPVQYVIRPRTPEYPDYRGYAGQVAAGTVRPGDEVVVLPAGLRTTVERIDTPDGELAEAGAGRSVTLVLADDLDIARGDVIAVAGSAPVPADELDATLAWLSEKPLRPGARVLVKHGARTVQAFVEELSSRFDEQKLSTVESPETLQLNEIGRARVRLAEPLPVDEYEVSRRTGAFLVIDPADGTTLAAGMVGAPLPVLRSDRDVVSPGP is encoded by the coding sequence ATGAGCTCGTTGCTGCGCCTGGCCACGGCCGGGAGCGTGGACGACGGCAAGTCCACTCTGGTCGGCCGTCTGCTCTACGACACCAAGTCGGTCCTGGCCGACCAGCTGGACGCGGTCACCCGCGCCAGCGTCGACCGTGGTCTGTCCACTCCGGACCTCTCGCTGCTCGTCGACGGGCTGCGCTCGGAACGCGAGCAGGGCATCACGATCGACGTCGCCTACCGCTACTTCGCCACCCCGAAGCGCTCGTTCGTGCTCGCCGACACCCCGGGGCACGTGCAGTACACCCGCAACACGGTCACCGGGGCTTCCACGGCGCAGCTGGCGGTACTGCTGGTCGACGCGCGCAAGGGCGTGATCGAGCAGACCCGCCGGCACGCCGCGGTGCTCGCGCTGCTCGGCGTGCCGCGCCTGGTACTGGCGGTGAACAAGATCGACCTGGTCGACCACGACGAGGAGACCTTCCGGGTCATCGCGAAGGAGTTCACCGACCACGCCACGTCCCTGGGTTACGCCGACGGATCGGTGCTGACGATCCCGGTGTCCGCCCTGGCGGGGGACAACGTGGTCGAGCGCTCGGCGCGCACCCCCTGGTACAGCGGCCCCACCCTGCTGGAGCACCTGGAGACCGTGCCGGTCGCGCCGGACCCGCACGACGCGCCGTTCCGCTTCCCGGTGCAGTACGTGATCCGGCCGCGCACGCCCGAGTACCCGGACTACCGCGGCTACGCCGGTCAGGTCGCGGCGGGCACCGTGCGGCCCGGGGACGAGGTGGTCGTGCTGCCCGCGGGCCTGCGCACCACGGTCGAGCGGATCGACACGCCGGACGGCGAGCTGGCCGAGGCCGGCGCCGGCCGGTCGGTGACGCTGGTGCTGGCCGACGACCTGGACATCGCGCGTGGTGACGTGATCGCGGTGGCGGGTTCGGCCCCGGTGCCCGCCGACGAGCTGGACGCGACGCTCGCCTGGCTGTCGGAGAAGCCGCTGCGCCCGGGCGCGCGCGTGCTGGTCAAGCACGGTGCGCGCACGGTGCAGGCGTTCGTGGAGGAGTTGTCCTCCCGCTTCGACGAGCAGAAGCTGTCCACTGTGGAGTCCCCGGAGACGTTGCAGCTCAACGAGATCGGCCGCGCCAGGGTCCGCCTCGCGGAGCCGTTGCCGGTCGACGAGTACGAGGTGAGCCGGCGCACCGGCGCCTTCCTGGTGATCGACCCGGCCGACGGCACCACGCTGGCGGCCGGGATGGTCGGTGCGCCGCTTCCCGTGCTGCGCAGCGACCGGGACGTGGTTTCCCCCGGCCCGTGA
- the cysD gene encoding sulfate adenylyltransferase subunit CysD yields the protein MTTTAHVNSAAVPDLDNLAALESEAIHIFREVAGEFDRPVILFSGGKDSTLLLHLAIKAFWPAPVPFPLLHVDTGHNFDEVIAFRDHVVEKHGLRLIVAKVQDWIDDGRLAERPDGTRNPLQTQPLLDTIAEHKFDAVFGGGRRDEERARAKERIFSLRNAFGQWDPRRQRPELWNLYNGRHRPGEHVRVFPLSNWTEADVWNYIAREQVELPSIYYAHRRRVFKRDGMWLTEGPWGGPRDGEEVTELTVRYRTVGDGSCTGAVESTASTVDEVIAEVLASRLTERGATRADDRLSEAAMEDRKREGYF from the coding sequence TTGACGACTACGGCGCACGTGAACTCGGCGGCGGTGCCCGACCTGGACAACCTGGCCGCGCTGGAATCCGAAGCCATCCACATCTTCCGTGAAGTGGCGGGTGAGTTCGACCGGCCGGTGATCCTGTTCTCCGGCGGCAAGGACTCGACGTTGCTGCTGCACCTGGCGATCAAGGCGTTCTGGCCGGCACCGGTGCCGTTCCCGCTGCTGCACGTCGACACCGGGCACAATTTCGACGAGGTCATCGCGTTCCGCGACCACGTCGTGGAGAAGCACGGCCTGCGGCTGATCGTCGCGAAGGTCCAGGACTGGATCGACGACGGGCGCCTGGCGGAACGGCCCGACGGCACCCGGAACCCGTTGCAGACGCAGCCATTGCTGGACACGATCGCGGAGCACAAGTTCGACGCGGTGTTCGGCGGCGGGCGCCGCGACGAGGAGCGGGCGCGCGCCAAGGAGCGGATCTTCAGCCTGCGCAACGCCTTCGGGCAGTGGGACCCGCGCCGCCAGCGTCCCGAATTGTGGAACCTCTACAACGGCAGGCACCGTCCGGGGGAACATGTGCGGGTGTTCCCGCTCTCCAACTGGACCGAAGCCGATGTGTGGAACTACATCGCCCGTGAACAGGTGGAGCTGCCCTCGATCTACTACGCGCACCGGCGCAGGGTCTTCAAGCGCGACGGCATGTGGCTGACCGAGGGGCCGTGGGGCGGTCCGCGCGACGGTGAGGAGGTGACGGAGCTGACGGTGCGCTACCGCACGGTCGGTGACGGCTCCTGCACCGGCGCGGTCGAGTCGACGGCGTCCACCGTCGACGAGGTGATCGCCGAGGTGCTGGCGAGCCGGCTCACCGAGCGCGGCGCCACCCGGGCCGACGACCGCCTGTCGGAGGCCGCCATGGAGGACCGCAAGCGGGAGGGTTACTTCTGA
- a CDS encoding ABC transporter permease yields MPPLEGPAAEPDAAAVEAGLDALDTPARPVEKAGGWRRFARSVLPPVAFLVLVIVLWQALWAAAFWPEYQLPAPLAVWDELWSQFSSARAFGFVWTSVHRAVLGFLIAIVIATPLGLLVAKVRLVRAGIGPFLSGLQSLPSVAWVPAAVLWFGVEPAAMYVVLLLGSVPSIANGLVAGIDQIPPILPRVGKVLGAGRLASARHILLPAALPGYLAGLKQGWAFSWRSLMAAEIIATSPLLGKGLGAYLDDGRFLNDMSTVIAAIVLILLVGVGIELLVFRPVERSVLRARGLNGSL; encoded by the coding sequence ATGCCGCCGCTTGAGGGTCCGGCCGCGGAACCGGACGCCGCGGCGGTCGAAGCCGGCCTCGACGCGCTGGACACCCCGGCCCGGCCGGTGGAGAAGGCGGGTGGCTGGCGCCGGTTCGCCCGCTCCGTGCTGCCGCCGGTGGCGTTCCTGGTGCTGGTGATCGTGCTCTGGCAGGCGTTGTGGGCCGCCGCGTTCTGGCCGGAGTACCAGCTGCCCGCGCCGCTCGCGGTGTGGGACGAGCTGTGGTCGCAGTTCAGCAGCGCCCGCGCGTTCGGGTTCGTGTGGACCTCGGTGCACCGCGCGGTGCTGGGGTTCCTCATCGCGATCGTGATCGCCACCCCGCTCGGGCTGCTGGTCGCCAAGGTGCGGCTGGTGCGCGCCGGGATCGGCCCGTTCCTGTCCGGCCTGCAGAGCCTGCCGTCGGTGGCGTGGGTGCCGGCCGCGGTGCTGTGGTTCGGGGTCGAGCCGGCCGCGATGTACGTCGTGCTGCTGCTGGGCAGCGTGCCCTCGATCGCGAACGGCCTGGTGGCCGGCATCGACCAGATCCCGCCGATCCTGCCGCGGGTGGGCAAGGTGCTCGGCGCGGGGCGGCTGGCGTCGGCGCGGCACATCCTGCTGCCCGCGGCCCTGCCGGGCTATCTGGCCGGGTTGAAGCAGGGGTGGGCGTTCTCCTGGCGGTCGCTGATGGCGGCGGAGATCATCGCCACGTCCCCGTTGCTGGGCAAGGGGCTGGGCGCCTACCTCGACGACGGCCGGTTCCTCAACGACATGTCGACGGTGATCGCCGCGATCGTGTTGATCCTGCTCGTCGGTGTCGGCATCGAGCTGCTCGTGTTCCGGCCGGTGGAGCGGTCCGTGCTGCGGGCCCGCGGACTGAACGGGTCGTTGTGA
- a CDS encoding GNAT family N-acetyltransferase, which translates to MSLITDRLLLRPWTEAEAAAVRAGERHQGWAPDFPAEGDVVIAGLLAERPDWLTEFGHHLVVERATGEVVGSIGLFWPPEDGTVEIGYGIVPSRRGRRYAAEATVALTRFALGSPQVRSVSAQVERSNPASVRVLEAAGFTCVADDGDVLRFTSPANHAAALE; encoded by the coding sequence TTGTCCCTGATTACTGATCGTCTGCTGCTGCGTCCGTGGACCGAGGCGGAGGCCGCCGCCGTCCGCGCCGGTGAGCGCCACCAGGGCTGGGCGCCCGACTTCCCCGCGGAAGGGGATGTCGTGATCGCCGGGTTGCTCGCCGAGCGGCCGGACTGGCTCACCGAATTCGGGCACCACCTCGTGGTCGAGCGGGCCACCGGTGAGGTGGTCGGTTCGATCGGCCTGTTCTGGCCGCCCGAGGACGGCACCGTGGAGATCGGCTACGGCATCGTGCCGAGCCGCCGCGGCCGCCGCTACGCCGCCGAGGCCACCGTCGCCCTGACCCGGTTCGCGCTCGGCTCGCCGCAGGTGCGCAGCGTGTCCGCGCAGGTCGAGCGGAGCAACCCGGCCTCGGTGCGGGTGCTCGAAGCGGCCGGCTTCACGTGCGTCGCCGACGACGGCGACGTGCTGCGCTTCACCAGTCCCGCGAACCACGCAGCCGCCCTGGAGTGA
- a CDS encoding CbiX/SirB N-terminal domain-containing protein translates to MIPLVAVAHGSRDPRSAATVRALVRRVAAPGLDVRVSFLDLSAPLVTDVLRDLVRAGHREAVVVPLLLGSAFHARVDLPALVAEVPELRVTIADVLGADLEAVAFDRLAAVADVSDPELGVVLAAVGSSRPAANEAVAALARRWQSRHGFPAVAAFASAAKPDVPAAIAKLRARGARRIAVASWFLAPGLLPDRIAEQARAADPSVVLAGPLADDRRVAELVLARYTTGLAAARWSA, encoded by the coding sequence GTGATCCCGCTCGTCGCCGTCGCGCACGGCAGCCGGGATCCACGGTCGGCGGCGACCGTGCGGGCGCTCGTGCGCCGGGTCGCGGCGCCCGGGCTCGACGTGCGGGTGTCGTTCCTCGACCTGTCCGCCCCGTTGGTGACCGACGTGCTGCGGGACCTCGTGCGCGCGGGGCACCGCGAGGCCGTGGTGGTGCCGTTGCTGCTCGGCAGCGCCTTCCACGCGCGGGTCGACCTGCCCGCGCTGGTGGCCGAGGTGCCCGAGCTGCGCGTGACGATCGCCGACGTGCTCGGCGCGGACCTGGAGGCGGTCGCGTTCGACCGGCTCGCCGCGGTGGCGGACGTGTCGGATCCGGAGCTGGGTGTGGTGCTGGCCGCGGTCGGTTCGTCCCGGCCGGCGGCGAACGAGGCGGTCGCCGCGCTGGCCCGCCGGTGGCAGTCGCGGCACGGGTTCCCCGCGGTGGCGGCGTTCGCCAGCGCCGCGAAGCCGGACGTGCCGGCGGCGATCGCGAAGCTGCGCGCCCGCGGTGCGCGACGGATCGCCGTCGCGTCCTGGTTCCTCGCGCCCGGGTTGCTGCCCGACCGTATCGCGGAGCAGGCACGCGCCGCCGACCCGTCCGTCGTCCTCGCCGGCCCGCTGGCGGATGATCGCCGCGTGGCGGAGCTGGTGCTCGCGCGGTACACCACCGGCTTGGCCGCTGCGCGGTGGTCGGCCTGA